Proteins encoded within one genomic window of Glycine max cultivar Williams 82 unplaced genomic scaffold, Glycine_max_v4.0 scaffold_32, whole genome shotgun sequence:
- the LOC102669511 gene encoding BTB/POZ and MATH domain-containing protein 4: MSRAMCNPAMVSRSVLGSQTSSKSVTETMSGSHEFVIKGYSLTKGMGIGKYIVSETFIVGGFQWAIYFFPDGRDPKDNAAYVSVFVALHSKSTNVRALFDLTLLDLCKKGEHKVHSHFSHSLTIGPYTLINHGSMWGYTRFFKRRHLETSNFLKDDCLKINCTIAVLVSSIDSSQLNTIQVPESDIGEHFGMLLEDEESFDVTFSVGGERFHAHKLVLAARSTMFETQFFNAMKKDDQEIVVIDMEPKVFKALLHFVYRDTLLEDEELFMLDSSFFPSLSESFIAKLLAAGEKYGLPRLMLMCESILCKDISVDSVAYIFALADRYCATHLKSICQKFSAENFDAVMHSDGFEYLKKNCPLLQSELLKTGVGCEKEFS, encoded by the exons ATGTCGCGTGCGATGTGCAACCCAGCAATGGTGAGTAGGAGTGTTCTAGGGTCCCAAACGAGTTCAAAATCGGTGACAGAGACAATGAGTGGTTCCCACGAGTTTGTGATCAAGGGTTACTCACTAACGAAAGGAATGGGCATTGGGAAATACATCGTGAGTGAGACTTTCATAGTGGGAGGGTTCCAATGGGCCATATACTTTTTCCCTGATGGTAGGGACCCCAAAGATAATGCCGCTTATGTCTCTGTCTTCGTTGCACTCCATTCCAAGAGCACCAACGTTCGTGCGTTGTTCGATCTCACGTTGCTCGACCTATGCAAGAAAGGAGAGCACAAGGTTCATAGCCACTTCAGTCACTCCCTCACGATTGGGCCTTACACTCTCATAAACCATGGCAGCATGTG GGGCTATACGCGGTTTTTCAAACGGAGACACCTTGAGACGTCAAATTTTCTCAAGGATGATTGCTTGAAGATAAATTGCACTATTGCGGTTTTAGTGTCGTCCATAGATTCTTCTCAGTTAAACACAATACAGGTTCCTGAATCTGATATTGGTGAACATTTTGGGATGTTGTTAGAGGATGAGGAATCATTTGATGTTACTTTCTCGGTTGGTGGAGAAAGGTTTCATGCTCATAAGCTTGTTTTGGCAGCTCGATCAACCATGTTTgaaactcaattttttaatgCTATGAAGAAGGATGATCAGGAGATAGTTGTTATTGACATGGAACCTAAGGTTTTCAAG GCTTTACTTCATTTTGTTTATAGAGACACTCTTTTGGAAGATGAAGAGCTCTTTATGTTGGATTCGTCATTCTTTCCTTCGTTGTCTGAATCATTTATAGCAAAGTTGTTAGCTGCTGGAGAAAAGTATGGTTTGCCAAGACTAATGTTGATGTGTGAATCTATACTTTGTAAAGACATATCTGTAGATTCTGTTGCCTATATTTTTGCTCTTGCTGATCGTTATTGTGCTACCCACTTGAAGTCCATCTGTCAAAAATTTTCTGCTGAAAACTTTGATG CCGTGATGCATTCTGATGGTTTTGAGTATCTTAAGAAAAATTGCCCATTACTGCAATCAGAACTGCTAAAGACTGGAGTAGGATGCGAGAAAGAATTTAGTTGA